TATCTTCTGAACGGCAGAGTGGCTGCTTTTGCAGTTCCGGCTAAATCAAATTTTCCGAAACGAATGCTTTCTGGTCTTCTTTGTAATTCCCAATATAATTCGAAACCTAATTCTTTATATAATTGCGCTGCATCTAATGAAGTAAGTGCTTTTCCCGGAGCATTTCCATATAAAGATTCTCTTTTTCTGCTGGTACGTAATTTATTTAAATCATCCATTGCCGGACCTACGTTTCCTTTTCTGAAAAGTGCCTCTGCTCTCATAGCGTACATTCCTCCTAAACGGAATAATGGAATATCAACATTACTGTTTCCATTTCCTCCTTCCGGATCAAACTCATATTTAAATACACGAGCTCCCTGATTGATTTCGTTTTGAGCAAAAACAGATTTTGTAGGATCTGCAAACGTTAATGATGGTGTGAAATTCATTCTTGTTGCTGTACTTTTTTCCATATATAATGGAGAAACTTTAATACGGTTTCCTACCATTTCAAGAGATCCAGACGGTAACAATATAGGTCCGTACTGAAGTCCAGCCTGAATTCCTCTGTTAAAATGGAACCATGGTTGTGCCGGGCTGCTTTTAGGAACGATATCTGTTGCAGGAACACTTACGTCTGTACCATCATTCATAAACCATGTACCATCAGCATATTGATAATGCTGTTCAAATCTTGGATCATCGTGGTTTCCGTCCCAGCTTGCGTAAAATTCAGGAGTTGTACATGCTGCATTTGTCCCTCTGTTTAAAGCAGAAGTTCTCTGGTTACGCTCCATACATACATAAGCAAAACTGTTAGATCCGTTTCTGATGTAATCTATTTTTTGAGAAATGGCGAAAATTAATTCTTTTCCGTTGTTATTATCTCTTGCAAAGTTTTTAAAGAAATCGCTTTCTAAACTAAATTTCCCGGAATCAATCAATAATGAAGTATAATAGATAACGCGATCCATATCTGTTCCTGTGCCTGATACCGCTGGTTCATTAAAATTGAAATTTGATGAAGCATTGTAACGGTCTTTAAATGTCGCACGATTCAAATACATGGTAGCTAAAAAAGCATAACCTGCTTGTTTAGTGAATCTTCCGTGATACGTTCTTTGAGAACCAATATCAGCCAAATCAGGCAATATAGCTTCCACATCTTTAATTAACTGATCAATTTGAGTATCTGCTTTTAAAATTTGCAAAGGAGCTTTAGAATCCATTGGATCTCTGTAAGGAGCTTGTCCGTATAAATCTAAAGTTGTGTACGTATAATAAGCTAAAAGCGCTTTTGCTTCTGCAAGAAACAATTGTTTTTCAGGAATCGTACTTTGCTCTGCTGACTGAATAGCTGTTAAACTACGTGTAATACCGTTTGTTAATAAATCCCAGTTGCTTACTATGATAGCATTGCTTGAACTCCATGTAAATTCATGCATATCTCTCCATTTTCCACCGTCTCCCCAGTCACTTCCGCGAGTTGGTAAAATAGCTTCATCTGTAGTATATTCCTGCATGGCAAAAACTGCTCCGTGATCTGTAAAAGTTCCGTCTCCAAGTCTGTCGTAAGCAGCTGCAAGAGAACCTGCAGGGTCTGAAACGCTATTTCCTGGTATTTCATCCAAAAAAACTTCATCTAAATCTGTACAGCTGTTTAGAAGAAAAATGAAAGAGAATAATGTTAAAGTTTTTATGCTAAAAAATGTCTTTGTCTTCATGATTTATAATTTTAAAGTTGCTCCAAAACTGAACGTTCTCGAAGTTGGGTAAGCCGCATAATCAATACCGATAGATTGGTTTCCTGCGTTTGATTTAGGAGTATTAACTAACGGATCATATCCTGTATAATTTGTAATTGTAATTAAGTTATTACCCGTTACATAAAGTGTTAATCCGTTGATCCAGTTTAGACCTTTTAAATCAAAATTGTAACCAATACGTGCCGTATTCAATCTGATAAAATCAGACTTTTCTAAGAAAAGTGTAGATAAAATTGGTGAGTTTGTTGGGTTTGCACCAGACTCATAATATCCTGTAGCAACGTTTCTGTCTGATGCAAGGTTGTTGATATTTAAGGCATTTAATCCAGTATTATTCAACAAATAACCACCTGTTTGTCCAATGATTGAGAATGAAAAACTAATGTTTTTGTATCTCATGTCACTGTTAAGTCCGTAGTAAAAAGTTGGTAAAGCTCCTTCGATAATAATTCTGTCGCTGTTATCAATTTTTCCGTCTCCATTTTGATCTTTAAAGATATTTCCGCCTTTACTGTCAAATCCGGTATGCTCTAACAAATAAAATGAACCAGCAGCATAACCGCTTTTGTAAATATTAGCATTTACTCCAGATTGTCCAGGTCCTGAAATTGTTCCTGTTAAAATTTCTGAAACCGGTAAATCTTCAATTTTATTGTTTAATGTTGCTCCGTTCACATCTACATTCCAGCTAAAATCTTTAGTGTCAACAATTTTTGAACCTAACATGATCTCAATACCCTTGTTGATAATTTTTCCCTGATCAATATTTGTCCAGATTGTTGTTGTTTGGCTTAATGGCTGAGACGGAATGTTTAAGATTGCATCTGTAGTTGTTTTGTTGAAATAATCAAGAGTTCCGTACAATTTATCATTCCATAAATTGAAATCTAAACCAAAATTATATTGCGTAACAACCTCCCATTTTAAATCAGGATTTGCAGTTCTGGTTACAGAAACTCCGTTAACCAAATTCAAATCATCATATAAATAATATCCGTCTGGTCCAGATAAAGAATAACTTGCTTTAGTCAATTTATTTTGAACTTCCTGATTTCCAGTTTGTCCCCAGCTCGCTCTAAGTTTTAAGTTATTGATTGCAGTGGCATTTTCTAAGAAATTTTCTTTAGAAATATTCCATCCTAAAGCAAATGAAGGAAAGTAACCGTATTTATTGTTTTCACCAAAACGTGTAGAACCATCGGCTCTCATCGAAGCTGTTAAAAGATATTTTTCATTAAAAGAATAATTTAATCTTCCAAAATAAGATTGTAATTCATTTTCCTGAGCATAACCAGTTGTTCCTGATTGTGTTCCTGCAAAACCTGGATTAATTGATGGTTTTACACCAACTCCCTGAGCAGAGATTCCGTCGATACTGAAACTTGTTCCTGATCTTTCAAATTTTTGATAAGAGAAACCTCCAAGAGCTTCGATTTTATGTTTGTCAAGTGCTACATTGTAAGTCAAATAGTGCTCAACTAAAGAGTTTTTAGAATCTAAATTCTGCTGTACATATTTTCCTTTTGGATTTAAATCTGTTAAGTTTGGATAAATCGTACTATTACGCTCAGCTGCAGAACGGTCAATACCCACGTTTAATTTATATTCTAAACCGTCGATGATTCTTAAAGACGCTTCAAAATTTCCTAAAACTCTCAACGTACGTGTTTGATCTTCATAAATACTCAATAAATAAGCTGGGTTATAATGCGCATTCATGTTAAAGTTTGTATAGTTTCCGTTAGCATCAAAAACTGATCTTGTTGGGTTTGCCATTAAAGTATGAACGATAAGCTGACCGTTTGATCCTCCGTCGTCACTTGTAGGAATTCCATCATCTGTAGTCTGGCTCGCCGTAAGGTTCATTTTTAATTTTAAACGTTTGTTGTCTAAAAACGATTCAGCAGCATTAATTCTACCCGAAAGACGTTTGAAATTACTGTTACGAATAATTCCTTCCTGATCCATTTGTGCAACAGATGCATAATAATTTCCTGATTCTGTTTGTTTTGCAAAAGAAATCGCATTGTTTGTAGTAACGGCACTTCTGTAAATTACATCTTGCCAGTCTGTGTTTCCTCCATGATCAAAAGCCGGATCTTTAATAGCACTTCTATATTGGCTTGCATTTAAAACATCTAATTTATGTGCAACAGAAGAAACTCCCATATAAGAATCAACAGTTAATGTTCCTTCACCTTTTGAACCTTTTTTAGTTGTAACCAAAACCACTCCGTTTGATCCTCTTGCACCGTAAATCGCTGCAGCCGAAGCATCTTTAAGAACTGTGATCGATTCGATATCACTTGTATTTAAAAAGTTTAATGGATTTTTTGCTGTTGAATTTCCAAATCCAACATTACTTCCTGAAGGGCTTACGTCATCATTTGTCAATGGCATTCCGTCTACAACAAATAAAGGTGTACTACCACTTCTGATAGATCCAACTCCACGAATGGTTACGTTTACTCCAGCTCCAGGCTCTCCACTTGTGTTTACCACACGTACACCGGCAACTTTACCCTGAATTAAATTATCTACAGAAACGTTTACACCTTGTTTGAAATTGGCAGCTTCTAATTGTGTAACTGCTCCGGTAACGTCTTTTTTTGATTGTTTTCCATAACCTACAACCAAAACCTCATTTAATTCTGCTGCATTTGGTTCTAATTGGATTGTCATAAAACCACTTTGCGCTGCAATAGTTTTAGTTTTATACCCCATGTACGAAACCTCGATGTTTTTTCCTTCTCCAACTGTAAGCTCAAATTCTCCATCAAAATTTGTAACTGTTGCGTTAGAACTTCCT
The sequence above is a segment of the Flavobacterium sp. genome. Coding sequences within it:
- a CDS encoding RagB/SusD family nutrient uptake outer membrane protein; its protein translation is MKTKTFFSIKTLTLFSFIFLLNSCTDLDEVFLDEIPGNSVSDPAGSLAAAYDRLGDGTFTDHGAVFAMQEYTTDEAILPTRGSDWGDGGKWRDMHEFTWSSSNAIIVSNWDLLTNGITRSLTAIQSAEQSTIPEKQLFLAEAKALLAYYTYTTLDLYGQAPYRDPMDSKAPLQILKADTQIDQLIKDVEAILPDLADIGSQRTYHGRFTKQAGYAFLATMYLNRATFKDRYNASSNFNFNEPAVSGTGTDMDRVIYYTSLLIDSGKFSLESDFFKNFARDNNNGKELIFAISQKIDYIRNGSNSFAYVCMERNQRTSALNRGTNAACTTPEFYASWDGNHDDPRFEQHYQYADGTWFMNDGTDVSVPATDIVPKSSPAQPWFHFNRGIQAGLQYGPILLPSGSLEMVGNRIKVSPLYMEKSTATRMNFTPSLTFADPTKSVFAQNEINQGARVFKYEFDPEGGNGNSNVDIPLFRLGGMYAMRAEALFRKGNVGPAMDDLNKLRTSRKRESLYGNAPGKALTSLDAAQLYKELGFELYWELQRRPESIRFGKFDLAGTAKAATLPFRRYFPIPQTVIDQKFFKQNQGYN
- a CDS encoding TonB-dependent receptor, which produces MYFKPSYLNLKSFIFLVLALLTIESGFSKTILKKSKVENKIEKATLVSIFSKLSQQTDYKFSYGQAVIADNTTYTVNYSGESVTSILSDLSKKASFNYNINGKLVLIQKTAAPKAVNTKAVERIKVKGKIVDENKVPIPGATVMESGSSNATVTNFDGEFELTVGEGKNIEVSYMGYKTKTIAAQSGFMTIQLEPNAAELNEVLVVGYGKQSKKDVTGAVTQLEAANFKQGVNVSVDNLIQGKVAGVRVVNTSGEPGAGVNVTIRGVGSIRSGSTPLFVVDGMPLTNDDVSPSGSNVGFGNSTAKNPLNFLNTSDIESITVLKDASAAAIYGARGSNGVVLVTTKKGSKGEGTLTVDSYMGVSSVAHKLDVLNASQYRSAIKDPAFDHGGNTDWQDVIYRSAVTTNNAISFAKQTESGNYYASVAQMDQEGIIRNSNFKRLSGRINAAESFLDNKRLKLKMNLTASQTTDDGIPTSDDGGSNGQLIVHTLMANPTRSVFDANGNYTNFNMNAHYNPAYLLSIYEDQTRTLRVLGNFEASLRIIDGLEYKLNVGIDRSAAERNSTIYPNLTDLNPKGKYVQQNLDSKNSLVEHYLTYNVALDKHKIEALGGFSYQKFERSGTSFSIDGISAQGVGVKPSINPGFAGTQSGTTGYAQENELQSYFGRLNYSFNEKYLLTASMRADGSTRFGENNKYGYFPSFALGWNISKENFLENATAINNLKLRASWGQTGNQEVQNKLTKASYSLSGPDGYYLYDDLNLVNGVSVTRTANPDLKWEVVTQYNFGLDFNLWNDKLYGTLDYFNKTTTDAILNIPSQPLSQTTTIWTNIDQGKIINKGIEIMLGSKIVDTKDFSWNVDVNGATLNNKIEDLPVSEILTGTISGPGQSGVNANIYKSGYAAGSFYLLEHTGFDSKGGNIFKDQNGDGKIDNSDRIIIEGALPTFYYGLNSDMRYKNISFSFSIIGQTGGYLLNNTGLNALNINNLASDRNVATGYYESGANPTNSPILSTLFLEKSDFIRLNTARIGYNFDLKGLNWINGLTLYVTGNNLITITNYTGYDPLVNTPKSNAGNQSIGIDYAAYPTSRTFSFGATLKL